The Camelus dromedarius isolate mCamDro1 chromosome 25, mCamDro1.pat, whole genome shotgun sequence genome has a segment encoding these proteins:
- the WNT5B gene encoding protein Wnt-5b, translating into MPSLLALLTAALLASWAPLLAEAGSWWSLAMNPVQRPEMFIIGAQPVCSQLPGLSPGQRKLCQLYQEHMAYIGEGAKTGIRECQHQFRQRRWNCSTVDNTSVFGRVMQIGSRETAFTYAVSAAGVVNAISRACREGELSTCGCSRTARPKDLPRDWLWGGCGDNVEYGYRFAKEFVDAREREKNFAKGSEEQGRVLMNLQNNEAGRRAVYKMADVACKCHGVSGSCSLKTCWLQLAEFRKVGDQLKEKYDSAAAVRVTRRGKLELVNSRFNPPTPEDLVYVDPSPDYCLRNDTTGSLGTQGRLCNKTSEGMDGCALMCCGRGYDQFKSVRVERCHCRFHWCCFVRCRKCAQTVDQFVCK; encoded by the exons ATGCCCAGCCTGCTGGCCCTGCTCACCGCTGCCCTGCTCGCCAGCTGGGCTCCGCTTCTGGCCGAAGCTGGCTCCTGGTG GTCCTTGGCCATGAACCCGGTGCAGAGACCTGAGATGTTCATCATCGGTGCCCAGCCGGTGTGCAGCCAGCTGCCGGGGCTCTCCCCTGGCCAGAGGAAGCTGTGCCAGCTGTACCAGGAGCACATGGCCTACATCGGGGAGGGGGCCAAGACGGGCATCCGAGAGTGCCAGCACCAGTTCCGGCAGCGGCGGTGGAACTGCAGCACCGTGGACAACACCTCCGTCTTCGGGAGGGTCATGCAGATAG GGAGCCGGGAGACCGCCTTCACCTACGCCGTGAGCGCGGCCGGGGTGGTCAACGCCATCAGCCGGGCCTGCCGCGAGGGCGAGCTGTCCACGTGCGGCTGCAGCCGGACGGCGCGGCCCAAGGACCTGCCCCGGGACTGGCTGTGGGGGGGCTGCGGGGACAACGTGGAGTACGGCTACCGCTTCGCCAAGGAGTTCGTGGACGCCCGCGAGAGGGAGAAGAACTTCGCCAAGGGGTCGGAGGAGCAGGGCCGCGTGCTCATGAACCTGCAGAACAACGAGGCGGGCCGAAGG GCTGTGTATAAGATGGCAGACGTAGCCTGCAAGTGCCACGGCGTCTCGGGGTCCTGCAGCCTCAAGACCTGCTGGCTGCAGCTGGCCGAGTTCCGCAAGGTGGGGGACCAGCTGAAGGAGAAATACGACAGCGCGGCGGCCGTGCGCGTCACCCGGCGGGGCAAGCTGGAGCTGGTCAACAGCCGCTTCAACCCGCCCACGCCCGAGGACCTGGTCTACGTGGACCCCAGCCCCGACTACTGCCTGCGCAACGACACCACCGGCTCGCTGGGCACGCAGGGCCGGCTGTGCAACAAGACGTCGGAGGGCATGGACGGCTGCGCGCTCATGTGCTGCGGCCGCGGCTACGACCAGTTCAAGAGCGTGCGGGTGGAGCGCTGCCACTGCAGGTTCCACTGGTGCTGCTTCGTCAGGTGCAGGAAGTGCGCGCAGACCGTGGACCAGTTCGTCTGCAAGTAG